A DNA window from Hydra vulgaris chromosome 13, alternate assembly HydraT2T_AEP contains the following coding sequences:
- the LOC105843191 gene encoding SET and MYND domain-containing protein 4 has translation MENSFTFWFNKIKVSLDNGDKNEFFSKFNNQQTDFDLMSLLLNQPQIKDIVIVKSFNPKCKISSERARNLGNQQYGNYQLLDAMRSYSASISLAEYNSKELALAYGNRSAVLFETKDYNICTADINAALMSKFPCEKKYKLYERLGKCYMKLLFYDKAVDALNFCIQFTRSSDLSDCQKNDKLKSINKFIKNCQIFELLKCQSFTPLYRQNLLYVATPPVLLKKNVLHPSASDSLEIVSSSSQGRHAIATKDISAGETIIVEKPFASVCSTESYKTHCYHCLSNFLFSYPCRLCTLVNYCSISCEEESWKSFHCFECEYSNILANDDIGVAHLAMKIITNVGLKGLLLFQNTNSSVVSVEDVSSSTVSFEGNISSVKVKAQNSVSYNSIYNLKGNSKLREQDDMFKRALLSIYIGKILCLTNFCPQENLIIVCAHLFKHVQMLACNAFLISELVVSKQGFSYILDIVDKEVGSGIYETSSLLNHSCCPSVCSDFCGDTIVVRAVKHINKGEEISIQYGYTYSLYPKVYRQKELLERYFFKCQCQACSYDWPSPINIHPLITKIPKFRCLKCLKGYRAKTKCCIVDDEIANLPSLREKYISACIDVEKNGNAEINLPVLLKYLDLLSRKAVLPSDEFVACRETVRLCFSLLSNCANFKTSS, from the coding sequence atggaGAATTCTTTTACgttttggtttaataaaattaaagtttctttagaCAACGGagacaaaaatgaatttttttcaaagtttaataaTCAACAGACCGATTTTGATCTTATgtctttattattaaatcagccccaaataaaagatattgtaattgtaaaatcatttaatccaaaatgtaaaatatccagTGAACGTGCTAGAAATTTGGGTAATCAGCAATATGGGAATTATCAACTGCTGGATGCAATGCGTAGTTATTCTGCTAGTATATCATTAGCAGAATATAACTCAAAAGAACTTGCATTAGCTTATGGCAATCGTTCCGcagttttatttgaaactaaGGATTATAACATTTGTACAGCAGATATCAATGCTGCTTTAATGAGTAAATTTCCTTGTGAGAAAAAGTACAAGCTTTATGAAAGGCTCGGTAAATGCTacatgaaacttttattttatgataaagcTGTCGATGCTCTTAATTTTTGCATTCAGTTTACTAGATCAAGTGATTTATCAGATtgtcaaaaaaatgataaattaaaatcaataaataaatttattaaaaattgtcaaatatttgaattattaaaatgtCAAAGTTTCACTCCACTATATCGTCAAAACCTTTTATATGTTGCAACACCTCCagtgttattgaaaaaaaatgttctgcATCCAAGCGCATCCGACTCACTTGAAATTGTCAGCTCCAGTAGCCAAGGTCGACATGCCATTGCTACTAAAGATATATCTGCGGGTGAAACAATTATTGTAGAAAAACCATTTGCTTCTGTATGTTCAACAGAGTCCTACAAAACGCATTGTTATCATTGTCtaagtaattttctttttagctACCCATGTAGGCTATGCACACTTGTAAATTATTGTTCAATTTCATGTGAAGAAGAGTCTTGGAAAAGCTTTCACTGTTTTGAATGCGAATATTCAAATATTCTGGCAAATGATGATATTGGTGTTGCACATTTGGCaatgaaaataattactaaTGTTGGTCTTAAAGGTTTGCTATTATTTCAAAACACTAATTCATCTGTTGTATCGGTTGAAGATGTTTCCTCTTCTACTGTATCATTTGAAGGTAATATCTCCTCTGTTAAAGTTAAGGCGCAAAACTCTGTAAGttataattcaatttataacttaaaaggAAACAGTAAACTTCGTGAACAAGATGATATGTTTAAAAGAGCATTGCTTTCAATATATATTGgcaaaatattatgtttaactaatttttgtCCACAAGAAAACCTGATCATTGTTTGTGCTCATTTGTTTAAACATGTGCAAATGCTTGCTTgcaatgcatttttaatttctgaaCTGGTAGTTTCAAAGCAAGGGTTCAGCTATATTCTAGACATTGTTGATAAAGAAGTTGGATCCGGTATTTATGAAACATCATCTTTGTTAAATCATTCTTGTTGTCCATCAGTTTGCAGTGACTTTTGCGGTGATACTATTGTTGTACGTGCTgtaaaacatattaataaagGTGAAGAAATTTCAATTCAATATGGTTATACCTACTCATTGTATCCAAAAGTTTATCGACAAAAAGAATTGTTAGAGAGATACTTCTTTAAATGTCAATGCCAGGCTTGTTCTTATGATTGGCCCTCTCCTATTAATATACACCCTTTAATTACAAAGATTCCAAAATTCagatgtttaaaatgtttaaagggTTATCGTGCTAAAACAAAATGTTGCATTGTTGATGATGAGATTGCTAATTTACCTTCATTAcgtgaaaaatatatttctgctTGTATTGATGtggaaaaaaatggaaatgCTGAAATCAATCTtcctgttttattaaaatacctTGATTTACTCTCTCGTAAAGCAGTTTTACCATCCGATGAATTTGTTGCATGCCGAGAGACAGTCAGgctttgtttttctttgctATCCAACTGtgctaattttaaaacatcaagttAA
- the LOC136090000 gene encoding THAP domain-containing protein 1-like — MVNSCAAAGCKNRAMKNDNRALHKFPIINRELCKRWIVAIKRETFIPTEHSRVCSDHFLPSDYSIPDFNNKPKLKPFSVPSVIIDSKPKVKRKFSSISPQKNKETH; from the coding sequence atgGTTAATTCTTGTGCTGCAGCTGGTTGCAAAAATAGAGCAATGAAAAATGACAACAGAGCATTACATAAATTTCCAATTATTAATAGGGAACTCTGTAAAAGGTGGATTGTTGCTATAAAACGTGAAACATTTATTCCTACTGAGCACAGCCGCGTATGTAGTGATCACTTTTTACCTTCAGATTACAGTATACCTGATTTTAATAACAAGCctaaattaaaacctttttctgTGCCATCTGTTATTATTGATTCAAAACCAAAagtcaaaagaaagtttagtTCTATATCgccacaaaaaaataaagagactcattaa